In one Procambarus clarkii isolate CNS0578487 chromosome 87, FALCON_Pclarkii_2.0, whole genome shotgun sequence genomic region, the following are encoded:
- the LOC138358891 gene encoding golgin subfamily A member 6-like protein 7, which yields MGKEEEMGKEEEMGKEEEMGKEEEMGKEEEMGKEEEMGKEEEMGKEEEMGKEEEMGKEEEMGKEEEMGKEEEMGKEEEMGKEEEMGKEEEMGKKEKMGKKEEMGKKEVMGKEEEMGKKEEMGKKEEMGKKEEMGKKEEMGKKEEMGKKEEMGKKEEMGKKEEMGKKEEMVRKRRWVRKRRWVRKRRWVRKRRWVRKRRW from the coding sequence ATGGGTAAGGAAGAGGAGATGGGTAAGGAAGAGGAGATGGGTAAGGAAGAGGAGATGGGTAAGGAAGAGGAGATGGGTAAGGAAGAGGAGATGGGTAAGGAAGAGGAGATGGGTAAGGAAGAGGAGATGGGTAAGGAAGAGGAGATGGGTAAGGAAGAGGAGATGGGCAAGGAAGAGGAGATGGGTAAGGAAGAGGAGATGGGTAAGGAAGAGGAGATGGGTAAGGAAGAGGAGATGGGTAAGGAAGAGGAGATGGGTAAGGAAGAGGAGATGGGTAAGAAAGAGAAGATGGGTAAGAAAGAGGAGATGGGTAAGAAAGAGGTGATGGGTAAGGAAGAGGAGATGGGTAAGAAAGAGGAGATGGGTAAGAAAGAGGAGATGGGTAAGAAAGAGGAGATGGGTAAGAAAGAGGAGATGGGTAAGAAAGAGGAGATGGGTAAGAAAGAGGAGATGGGTAAGAAAGAGGAGATGGGTAAGAAAGAGGAGATGGGTAAGAAAGAGGAGATGGTAAGAAAGAGGAGATGGGTAAGAAAGAGGAGATGGGTAAGAAAGAGGAGATGGGTAAGAAAGAGGAGATGGGTAAGAAAGAGGAGATGGTAA